One segment of Candidatus Delongbacteria bacterium DNA contains the following:
- a CDS encoding ATP-binding protein, whose protein sequence is MERSLTIPSDPAAIDQVEAFLSELAQELGLSEDFTGDLIIAGTEAANNAILHGNQQRPELEVRLEARVTVQGAVRQLLLAVTDHGLGLPVPLPDPTEPEHLLDISGRGLLIIRHLMDDVRIETGARGTRVVLVKTLV, encoded by the coding sequence ATGGAGCGCAGCCTGACCATTCCCTCGGATCCGGCGGCCATCGATCAGGTGGAGGCCTTCCTCAGCGAGCTGGCCCAGGAACTGGGCCTGTCGGAGGACTTCACCGGGGATCTGATCATCGCCGGGACCGAGGCGGCCAACAACGCCATTCTCCACGGCAACCAGCAGCGGCCGGAGCTGGAGGTGCGCCTGGAAGCCCGGGTCACCGTCCAGGGTGCCGTGCGGCAACTGCTGCTGGCGGTCACGGACCACGGCCTGGGTCTGCCCGTCCCTCTGCCTGATCCCACCGAACCCGAACACCTGCTGGACATTTCCGGCCGCGGCCTGCTGATCATCCGCCACCTGATGGACGACGTGCGCATCGAGACCGGCGCCCGGGGCACGCGCGTGGTGCTGGTCAAGACCCTGGTCTGA
- a CDS encoding EutN/CcmL family microcompartment protein: MNLARVVGKVWATRKAPGLEQATLLVIQPVDGDLRPDGARLAAVDLRGSATGQIVYYVGSKEAALPLPAKLSPVDACIVGIVDHVDR, translated from the coding sequence ATGAACCTGGCGCGGGTGGTGGGCAAGGTCTGGGCCACGCGCAAGGCGCCCGGCCTGGAGCAGGCGACCCTGCTGGTGATCCAGCCGGTGGACGGCGACCTGCGGCCCGACGGTGCGCGGCTGGCCGCCGTGGACCTGCGCGGGTCGGCAACCGGACAGATCGTCTACTACGTGGGATCCAAGGAGGCGGCGCTGCCGCTGCCGGCCAAACTCAGCCCGGTGGACGCCTGCATCGTGGGAATCGTGGATCACGTGGATCGCTAG
- a CDS encoding deoxyhypusine synthase family protein gives MSLGPVSAYVRHHYRHFNAAALIDAADGYSAHLEQGGKMLVSLAGAMSTAELGLSLAQMIRQGKVDIISCTGANLEEDLFNLVAHKHYVRVPHYRQLSPAEEQALLERHLNRVTDTCIPEEEAIRVLERAVLEEWQAADRAGASYFPHEFMYRLIRSGVLKDKYQIDEQDSWLVAACERDLPIIVPGWEDSTLGNIFTAHCMKGDVKRVHTVRTGIEYMAFLADWYRKTAYQSPVGFFQIGGGIAGDFPICVVPMLEQDMEEENTPLWGYFCQISDSTTSYGSYSGAVPNEKITWGKLGQDTPRFIVESDATIVAPLIFALVLNQ, from the coding sequence ATGTCCCTCGGCCCCGTCTCGGCCTACGTGCGCCACCACTACCGCCACTTCAACGCCGCCGCGCTGATCGACGCCGCCGACGGCTATTCCGCCCACCTGGAGCAGGGGGGCAAGATGCTGGTCTCGCTGGCCGGCGCCATGAGCACGGCGGAGCTGGGCCTGAGTCTGGCCCAGATGATCCGCCAGGGCAAGGTGGACATCATCTCCTGCACCGGGGCCAACCTGGAGGAGGATCTGTTCAACCTGGTGGCCCACAAGCACTACGTCCGCGTGCCGCACTACCGCCAGCTCAGCCCGGCCGAAGAGCAGGCCCTGCTGGAGCGCCATCTGAATCGGGTCACCGACACGTGCATCCCGGAGGAGGAGGCCATCCGTGTGCTGGAGCGCGCCGTGCTGGAGGAGTGGCAGGCCGCGGACCGCGCCGGCGCCAGCTATTTCCCCCACGAATTCATGTACCGGCTGATCCGCTCCGGCGTGCTCAAGGACAAGTACCAGATCGACGAGCAGGACTCGTGGCTGGTGGCGGCCTGCGAGCGCGACCTGCCGATCATCGTGCCCGGCTGGGAGGACAGCACGCTGGGCAACATCTTCACGGCCCACTGCATGAAGGGCGACGTGAAGCGCGTGCACACCGTGCGCACGGGCATCGAGTACATGGCCTTCCTGGCCGACTGGTACCGCAAGACGGCCTACCAGAGCCCAGTGGGCTTCTTCCAGATCGGTGGCGGCATCGCCGGCGACTTCCCGATCTGCGTCGTGCCCATGCTGGAGCAGGACATGGAGGAGGAGAACACGCCGCTCTGGGGCTACTTCTGCCAGATCAGCGACTCCACCACCAGCTACGGCAGCTATTCCGGCGCCGTGCCCAACGAGAAGATCACCTGGGGCAAGCTGGGCCAGGACACGCCGCGCTTCATCGTGGAGTCCGATGCCACCATCGTGGCGCCGCTGATCTTCGCCCTGGTCCTCAACCAGTAG
- a CDS encoding EutN/CcmL family microcompartment protein → MQLGRVVGTVWATRKDPKLTGLKFLMVRHLDFDYREKDAHTVAVDSVGAGVGEVVLLVAGSSARLTEQTDGAPVDTVIMAIVDKVELDPAALAAGTP, encoded by the coding sequence ATGCAGTTGGGACGGGTCGTCGGCACGGTCTGGGCCACGCGCAAGGACCCCAAGCTAACCGGCTTGAAGTTCCTGATGGTGCGCCACCTGGACTTCGACTATCGCGAGAAGGACGCCCACACTGTGGCCGTGGACAGCGTGGGCGCCGGCGTGGGCGAGGTGGTTCTGCTGGTGGCCGGTTCCAGCGCGCGCCTGACCGAACAGACGGACGGCGCGCCCGTGGACACGGTGATCATGGCCATCGTGGACAAGGTGGAGCTGGACCCGGCGGCGTTGGCGGCGGGCACGCCATGA
- a CDS encoding ribonuclease HII produces the protein MRADPFERLWAHDQELRERLQSDAPGLNLCGVDEAGRGPLAGPVVAGAVILPADGRLPGLNDSKQLQAETRARLAAEIKRQALAWATGRAEVEEIDGLGILRATFLAMARAVAGLGREPGYLLVDGRDFPFPERRGRALVKGDGLSACVAAAGILAKVERDGELLRLDAEFPGWGFARHKGYGTAAHLALLQERGRLPVHRRSFRLPWEKTGALLPPA, from the coding sequence ATGCGTGCCGATCCATTCGAGCGCTTGTGGGCCCACGACCAGGAACTGCGCGAGCGGCTCCAGTCCGACGCCCCCGGACTGAACCTGTGCGGCGTTGACGAGGCCGGCCGCGGCCCGTTGGCCGGTCCCGTGGTGGCCGGCGCCGTCATCCTGCCCGCCGACGGCCGCCTGCCCGGGCTGAACGACAGCAAGCAGCTCCAGGCGGAGACGCGTGCCCGCCTGGCGGCGGAAATCAAGCGCCAGGCCCTGGCTTGGGCCACGGGCCGCGCAGAGGTGGAGGAGATCGACGGGCTGGGCATCCTGCGCGCCACCTTCCTGGCCATGGCGCGTGCCGTGGCCGGGCTGGGCCGGGAGCCCGGCTATCTGCTGGTGGACGGTCGGGACTTTCCCTTTCCGGAACGGCGCGGCCGGGCCCTGGTGAAGGGCGACGGGCTCAGCGCCTGCGTGGCCGCGGCGGGAATCCTGGCCAAGGTGGAGCGCGACGGCGAGCTGCTGCGCCTGGACGCCGAGTTTCCGGGCTGGGGCTTCGCCCGGCACAAGGGCTACGGCACGGCCGCCCACCTGGCCCTGCTGCAGGAGCGCGGCCGCCTGCCCGTCCACCGGCGCAGTTTTCGGCTGCCCTGGGAAAAAACCGGCGCACTTCTGCCGCCGGCTTGA
- a CDS encoding phosphopentomutase: protein MSNKRFILLVLDGVGVGELPDAAAFGDAGHNTLGNLARQQGGLTLPHLQELGLGSVLELPGVPPAAAPRASWGRMAEKSQGKDSTLGHWELVGLVTPVALPTYPRGFPAELVAAWLQANHLPGVLGNCVASGTEIIERLGDEHVATGRPILYTSADSVFQVAAHEEHFGLERLYEVCRSARDLLTGPHAVARVIARPFTGPAGAYQRTSNRRDFSLPPGAPTALDRAAAAGVEVVSIGKIRDLFAGVGIERALPSKNNMQGLDVLERVLDEAAAGRDQLILLNLVDFDMLWGHRLDPVGFRGGLEAFDRRLPDLLARLGEQDLLVITADHGNDPTSGSTDHSREYVPLLAYQAGRAGRPLGTRASFTDVGATLLDWFGLDAAGPGRSFLSEMDAR, encoded by the coding sequence ATGTCGAACAAACGCTTCATCCTGCTTGTCCTGGACGGCGTGGGCGTGGGCGAACTGCCCGACGCCGCGGCCTTCGGCGACGCGGGCCACAACACCCTGGGCAACCTGGCCCGCCAGCAGGGCGGACTGACGCTGCCCCACCTCCAGGAGCTGGGGCTGGGCAGCGTGCTGGAGCTGCCTGGCGTGCCCCCCGCGGCCGCGCCCCGGGCTTCCTGGGGCCGAATGGCCGAGAAGTCCCAAGGCAAGGACTCCACCCTGGGCCACTGGGAACTGGTGGGGCTGGTGACTCCCGTGGCGCTGCCCACCTACCCGCGGGGCTTTCCGGCCGAGCTGGTGGCCGCCTGGCTGCAGGCCAACCACCTGCCCGGCGTGCTGGGCAACTGCGTGGCCTCGGGCACCGAGATCATCGAGCGCCTGGGCGACGAGCACGTGGCCACGGGCCGGCCCATCCTCTACACCAGCGCGGACAGCGTCTTCCAGGTGGCCGCCCACGAGGAGCACTTCGGCCTGGAGCGCTTGTACGAGGTCTGCCGGAGCGCGCGCGACCTGCTGACGGGGCCGCACGCCGTGGCCCGGGTGATCGCGCGACCCTTCACCGGACCCGCGGGGGCCTACCAGCGCACGTCCAACCGCCGGGACTTCAGCCTGCCGCCTGGAGCGCCCACGGCCCTGGACCGGGCGGCGGCGGCGGGCGTGGAGGTGGTCTCCATCGGCAAGATTCGCGACCTGTTCGCAGGCGTGGGGATCGAGCGCGCCCTGCCCAGCAAGAACAACATGCAGGGCCTGGATGTGCTGGAGCGCGTGCTGGACGAAGCCGCCGCCGGCCGCGACCAGCTGATCCTGCTCAACCTGGTGGACTTCGACATGCTCTGGGGCCACCGGCTGGATCCCGTGGGCTTCCGGGGCGGGCTGGAGGCCTTCGATCGGCGCCTGCCCGACCTGTTGGCGCGGCTGGGCGAACAGGACCTGCTGGTGATCACGGCGGATCACGGCAACGACCCCACCAGCGGGAGCACGGACCACAGCCGTGAGTACGTCCCGCTGCTGGCCTACCAAGCCGGGCGGGCCGGGCGCCCGCTGGGCACGCGGGCCAGTTTCACCGACGTGGGCGCCACGCTGCTGGACTGGTTCGGGTTGGACGCCGCCGGACCGGGCCGTTCGTTCCTGTCGGAGATGGATGCCCGCTGA
- a CDS encoding M1 family metallopeptidase, whose translation MRLPGGLLLLTGALLLPAGASRAQESTDGHAEAWLKAHLEGTQRALAARAGERVDTRYDLGRVELQLTPSLSTATLAGVATLCVRSLQEGLADVDFDLHDNLAVSAVDGALSFSHGGHVLHCVLPAPLALGAEACLTVHYAGDPAATGFGSYQLALHAGVPIVSTLSEPNGAPSWWPTKDDPSDKADSADVRITVPLGQVATSNGRLLAADTTGALVTWHWRERHPIATYLVCMSVTNYQLITDEYTALDGSPMPVHHYVWPEDHADALVDFNVTVPMIGFYATTFGEYPFVDEKYGHSEFTWGGAMEHQCNTSYGSTLLRGDHAYDYIVAHELAHQWFGDKVTCAAWEDIWLNEGFATYSEALWMEHLGGHTALVQHMTGRCNVTDPSGPIYDPPSTFSSNTVYRKGAWLLHMLRGQVGDSAFFALMNGWTAGPFAYGSAHVADFTAHAAQYTPHDLTGLWNGYLYGLNRPSYRTDWRARTVGGLPVTELRVQQTQAEAPFDLRLPWRINAGTLRSEWVRNHLRLQGHVVVTGTAPSAASVDPDDWLLETHVSGNLNGLLRHLALRAQAPDGSFPGPGGLRARCGTSPGGGAWVNGLAEGVVALELRELAPDWSAGDSLWIEVESVGGVPGRLAFGLLPGSADWQDLGLRQLQALAPPQLSIRLQSGGVLLEWTAQPGATAYRVEAATTPWSGDWLPVGETADLSLALPAGGDERRCLRVVALY comes from the coding sequence ATGCGGCTCCCCGGCGGTTTGCTTCTGTTGACCGGCGCGCTCCTGCTGCCGGCGGGCGCGTCCCGGGCCCAGGAATCCACGGACGGACACGCGGAGGCTTGGCTCAAGGCGCACCTGGAGGGCACCCAGCGCGCGCTGGCCGCCCGCGCGGGCGAGCGCGTGGACACGCGCTACGATCTGGGGCGCGTGGAGCTTCAGTTGACCCCCAGCCTGAGCACGGCCACCCTGGCGGGCGTCGCCACCCTGTGCGTGCGCAGCCTGCAGGAAGGCCTGGCGGACGTGGACTTCGACCTGCACGACAACCTGGCGGTGAGCGCCGTGGACGGCGCGCTCTCGTTCAGCCACGGCGGTCACGTGCTGCACTGCGTGCTGCCCGCGCCGCTGGCCCTGGGCGCGGAGGCCTGCCTGACCGTCCACTACGCGGGCGACCCGGCCGCCACGGGCTTCGGCAGCTACCAGCTGGCCCTGCACGCGGGCGTGCCCATTGTCAGCACGCTCTCCGAGCCCAACGGCGCGCCCTCCTGGTGGCCCACCAAGGACGACCCCTCCGACAAGGCGGACTCGGCCGACGTGCGGATTACCGTCCCGCTGGGGCAGGTGGCCACCTCCAACGGCCGGCTGCTTGCCGCCGACACCACGGGCGCCTTGGTGACCTGGCACTGGCGCGAGCGTCACCCCATCGCCACCTATCTGGTCTGCATGAGCGTCACCAACTATCAGCTCATCACCGATGAGTACACGGCCCTGGACGGCAGCCCCATGCCGGTCCACCACTACGTCTGGCCCGAGGACCACGCCGACGCGCTGGTGGACTTCAACGTGACCGTGCCGATGATCGGCTTCTACGCCACCACCTTCGGCGAGTATCCCTTCGTGGACGAGAAGTACGGGCACAGCGAGTTCACCTGGGGCGGCGCCATGGAGCACCAGTGCAACACGAGCTACGGCTCCACGCTGCTGCGCGGCGACCACGCCTACGACTACATCGTGGCCCACGAACTGGCCCACCAGTGGTTCGGGGACAAAGTGACCTGCGCGGCCTGGGAGGACATCTGGCTCAACGAGGGCTTCGCCACCTACAGCGAGGCGCTCTGGATGGAGCACCTGGGCGGGCACACGGCGCTGGTCCAGCACATGACCGGGCGCTGCAACGTCACCGATCCCAGCGGGCCGATCTACGACCCGCCCAGCACCTTCAGCTCCAACACGGTCTACCGCAAGGGCGCCTGGCTGCTGCACATGCTGCGCGGCCAGGTGGGGGACAGCGCCTTCTTCGCGCTGATGAACGGCTGGACGGCCGGGCCCTTCGCCTACGGCTCGGCCCACGTGGCGGATTTCACGGCCCACGCGGCCCAGTACACGCCCCACGACCTGACGGGGCTCTGGAACGGCTACCTCTACGGCCTGAACCGGCCCAGCTACCGGACGGACTGGCGCGCGCGCACGGTGGGCGGGCTGCCCGTGACCGAGCTGCGCGTGCAGCAGACCCAGGCCGAGGCCCCCTTCGACCTCCGGCTGCCCTGGCGGATCAACGCCGGCACCCTGCGCAGCGAGTGGGTGCGCAACCACCTGCGCCTGCAGGGCCACGTGGTGGTGACGGGCACGGCGCCCAGCGCGGCCAGCGTGGATCCCGACGACTGGCTGCTGGAGACGCACGTCTCGGGCAACTTGAACGGCCTGCTGCGGCACCTGGCCCTGCGGGCCCAGGCCCCCGACGGCTCCTTCCCCGGCCCGGGCGGGCTGCGCGCCCGCTGCGGCACGAGTCCGGGCGGCGGCGCCTGGGTGAACGGCCTGGCCGAGGGCGTGGTGGCCCTGGAGCTGCGCGAGCTGGCGCCGGACTGGAGCGCGGGGGACAGCCTCTGGATCGAGGTGGAGAGCGTGGGCGGAGTGCCGGGCCGGCTGGCCTTCGGCCTGCTGCCCGGCAGCGCGGACTGGCAGGATCTGGGCCTGCGGCAACTTCAGGCGCTGGCGCCGCCCCAGCTGTCGATCCGCCTGCAGTCCGGCGGCGTGCTGCTGGAGTGGACGGCCCAGCCCGGGGCGACGGCCTATCGGGTGGAGGCCGCGACCACGCCCTGGAGCGGGGACTGGCTGCCCGTGGGCGAGACCGCGGACCTGAGCCTGGCCCTGCCGGCGGGCGGGGACGAACGGCGCTGCCTGCGTGTGGTGGCCCTCTACTAG